The DNA window ATTAACATTCTTCAAAGGGCTCAGTCCCTTTTCTTGCTTGCCAAAATTACCATGACCTTTTTCATTTGTATGTTTAAACAAGCCAAAAAatggtttcttttgttttttgtttgtggattttgtttaattgaattattgaatctgaatttgatgtaaaatttttGGTGGTTTTGTAGTGAAGTTGAGATGCAATGGAGTGGACCTAGATGAACATGCTGTCAAGTCAGAGCGTGTATGTATTCTATTCTTCAATTATTGTTTAATTTTTGGGCAGGGAAAGGGGGGGAGAGGAGTGGGGGAGAAAAGAGGAGGAGGGAGAGGAAAAGAGGAagagaaggaaaggaaaagtggGGAGTAAAGAGAGAAGAGAATGGAATGGTAGAGGGTAGCAAACGGTGGTGGTAGGAGAAAGAGGGAGATGGTGGTGCTTAGCAACCATGGTACCTGATTAAATTTCCGAGTAATGTACTTATTACAATACcattatgaacttcattatATGCTTTGTTGTGATTGGTATTTTGAAACCTACTATGACAAGACCATGTTCTAAATATATGCTTACCGTGCACAATCAACACagtaagcaaaaaaaaaattaacttagAGCACTACCGTGCACAATCAGTACGGCAgcatcttgaattttttttttttttaaatatgaagtGCTACCATGTTGAGTCAGCACGGCGCTATGTTAGCAAGGGTGAAAGGAGATTATTTGATAAAGGGATGGGTCAGCGCGGCAGTAGATATCAAACTACGAACACGGGCCCGAACAATTATCAAGAAAATCGTTCGAGCCGGTTTGTGCAAAATACACAAAATGTAATTTGGTATGCACACGGTATAATCCACTTTCAATAACGTGCAACTATGGAACAAAATTTCATAGACCCCACACATGGTGTGAAAAATGATGTACAAGATATAAtctgaaactttttttttttttggaaaaatcgttcaaaacgtccctcacattttacaagatgacttttttcgtccatcacttttaaaagtgtaattttacgtcccaaatttggtccctacctatGTTTCTCACTAGTTGTTGGCCGGAATCCACTGCGTGACTtacatgtgatcattttttaagggcaaaattgtcaaatcaaatttttacataatctgattcataatccctcatatttcacaaaatgaattttttcgtccctaatattttacaaaatgaattgtttcgttcctcatattttaaaaaatgaatttttccatcCTTCATCGATCATGTGTATTTATAGCTTTTTTTCTATAAACCcacgtatatgtctatttgattttacctgaacagtacgaataacatgtaatttatCTCTATTAAATTTCATCTAAACATGCTCATCGTAGTTatacacatgctattcaatagatatatataggagtttaaaattaataattttgtttgaaacccatgtatatatttatatgatttcaccatttgaacctattcaatatttgtgacatttctcttttggtaataatttatttattgaattgtaTAATAAGGTTATCTAATTAATGGGTCCTAACTCGAATTCTATAATAATGCtaacaaatttcagtttaaataCGAAATTTCTACTCGATACTTTTAAGACCAAAAGTTAAATTACTTGTCCTGtgattgtcttaaaatttgaaaataccaattacttatttctttttgtcatacttttcttttgtttatttttctatccaaatttaatttgatataaatattcgataatatttagaattaactgtcttctttattttcaaatttcgagtaaaagaaaatgaatataagtgaaaaactaacaatttttttaaatccatgtatatatctatctGATTTCACTTGAGCAGTACGGatagtatgtaatatatctctatttgatttcacatgctattcgtactgttcaggtgaaatcaaatagatatatacatggatttaaaaaaaattattcacacacatgatcaataaaagatgaaaaaattcattttgaaaaatgtgaaggatgaaaaaattcattttgtgaaatgtaagggacgaaaaaatttattttatgaaatgtgaggaattatgaatcgaattatataaaacttgatttgacaattttacccttaaaatATGATCACATGCAAGACACGTGGTGAATTCCAgccaaaaactagtcggaaacttAAGTAggaaccaaatttgaccaatgtgaatttgtaagggacgtaaaattacatttttaaaagtgagggatgaaaaaagttattttgtaaaatgtgaaagACGTTTtaaacgttttttttttttttttttgccaaatctTGGCGAAGAACCTTCAGGAATGGTTGCTTCCAACAACCATTCCTAACCCTCCTCCTTTGACTACTAATCTCAAATGTCATTTCGTATCATTTTGGAGACTACTATCAATTGATGGATTCAAGGGATGCTCATTCGAATTGCTATGTCCATTTTATGACTCATCAAAAATCTCTAGTCTATCTTTCTCATATTATAACGCGGAGTACATTGCCTGATGTGCTCTGGAAAACACacaatttatcacatttgacTTTGAAAATAAATTATCGGCACCAAAAATAGAAGCTCTAGAATAGACTAGAATTGGTCCCAGTAGTTAACATTGTAAATTTCTCAAGATTTTAGTATGAGTTTTTTGGCTTTTGGGTAAAATACTAAGACCTTAATTGATTATCCCTTCATTCCATTTCTCTCAGATTAGTAGTTTGATATCaagaaataaatacaaaataaatcAACTTCCTTTAATGAATATAATTGGATGGAACGAAGACCAATTCCAATCTCCCCAGGAAAAGCtaaaaggggaaaagaaaaagaaattaattttttttttttgacaaattccCACCAATAATGCTCATTTCAAAAAATATCACATTTTTGGCGTTTTGTTGGAACCTCTTACCCACATCGGGTCGCTGCATGTCTGAAATGCAGCGACCatgaaatattattattttctttttcatttttttatgtgTCAAAACGttgtagaaaaaaaattttactaggaatccattagatcagttcacaacttttttttttcaaaactttttcaCTTTCATATGTAATTTGTTAAGTCACTTGGTATTGGAGACTTAATATCAACTCGATATCTATGAACACAAATAGGATCATACCATATGCATGGATTAATGAATAGTATTTATTTTCGATATTTATGGATATTATTTATAAGACTTTAATAATTAATGTCTAATTATATGTCCAATTATAGTGTCCAATTTTTTTTAGCAATTGTTTTTTCCATGTGAACCTCTACATCATTTGTCAACAAAGACACATAAAGGGAACGAATATAAAGGcaaattcaaatttatattCTCCCAAGCACCATTTATAAATATGGTCTTCCATTGTTCCTGTCCAAAGTCAATTCATGCCAAAATTGCCAATACAGAATACATTCCATGGAAATGTCCAACCCCATTTGGCTTGGATTATTCCAACCCCATTATATTATCAAAGAGTAAAATACACAAAACCCCCTTGTAGTATCTACGAAAGGCACAAAACCTCCTTATTGTTTAGAAACCCCTACATAACCACCTCATACTTTTAACTACCTCATACTTTTAATTAAAATGGAATTTGACCTTTAACTGGTTTGTGACCTGAGACTTTGCGagatttagaaaaaaaaaaaaggttaattgAGGGACATCTTCCTTCAAGACTCAAaattaatgggtcaaattaagAATTTTAAAAGAAACAGTCCATTGAGCGACTCCTTTCTTTAAGACTTAAAATTAGtgggaaaaattaaaattttcaaaaatttgcatCTTCTTCCCCGATCCACTATACCTGCATCACCTTCTTCCTTCTAACCCCCTCCACTATTACTACCTGCcactctctctctttcctcttcctcctcccctGCCCTACCCTattctctctttctcctctttcCCAATTCCCAACCCTTCCTCTCAACGTcaacagaaaataaaaaatgagtGCAATTTGTTCTCTGCATAAAGCACAAATTTAATTTCTCTATCTCGTTCTTCCATAGTTAAGGATGTGGAGTGTTGCTTCTCCATCTTTGCATTAGTTGCATGAAAGAGCTTCAAATAGGAGTACAAGAGATTGATAACACCCATGCAGTATCCCAATCAGATAATTTGTATAAAGTGTAATTTAACTTTTCAAGTTCAACATAAGGAAGTCTAAATTATCTCTGGAACTAAAACCTTGTCAAAAGATCTATAAGGTTGATGTTTCTCATGTGACATGAAATTTCACCTAGCACCCCTTTCATGATCTGGACAAGCTTTTCTAGACATTGTTTATGAGAGTACCATAGATCCGTAACTCACTCAGAGACTGTGTGTCTAGTGAACTAAAAGAAGGAGCCCTCTCGTTCTTGTGACCAGATTTGGTCACCGAGGAGGAGTGGGAGAGAAAGGGAGGTCCCGGAAGTGGGATGAGGGAGAGAGGAAGAAACTGAGGAAGAGgagaaagagaagagagagaagagagagtagGGAGGGAAAGAAGATGTGATGATAGTGGCTAGTGGCTAGGAAGGAAGAGAGAAGTGGTGGCGATAGTGGTAGTGAAGGAAGAGGGAGATGGGGGCGGTGGTGACagtggaggaagaagaagagaagacaaaaaaaaaaaaaaggaaattaaggaacggaaaattaaaaaaaaaaaaagaagaatatgacGTGTTACCAATAATATAGCAGGTCAAAAATCACCTTTCCATTTCAGCTAAAAGTATAAGATGGTTATATGGAGGTTTTTAAATAATAATGGAGTTTTGTGTCTTTTGGTGATATCACAAGAGGGTACATGTATTTTACCCTATTATTAAATAATCCCCTCTCAGCCTAGCTAACATGGTTCCCATGACAAAGAAATATCTACAAGAAATAATCCCCTACTGCCATGCTGACTCGACAAGACAACACTTCatagtttaaaaaaatttcaagatgcTATCGGGCACGATCAGCATGGCAGCACTTTaagttataaatatatatatatatatatatattacttgCGTGCACAATCAGCACGGGCGGGTGTATATTTAAAATATGACTTTGTCAATGCAgcatttgttattattattattattattattttagtaAGCTTGCCAAAGAAATTTGGTTTAGGAGCAATTTCACTTTGCTTCCCTATTTTGTACTCAACTCTCACTTTGACCCtgaacttaaattttatatacattataCCCTAAATCTCATATCCATCTCACTTGAATCTATCTCATTTAAGAGcccatttgataaaactgaagtttaAAATCTAAATtcttaattctaaaaattaaGTACTGAAAGTATTAAATTGCCAAATGATTTAAATTATATCTGTTGATAACTAATTGGATTATAATGCTGAATTGAAATATTGTACAAATATtgtgtttctatttttttaattgtctttatttgtatatttggagaaaaaatgtgcgtgtgtgagagagagagaaagaaaataatgaaacaaTTTAGAAGTGGTGTttaagtgtgtgtgtgtgtgtatttgtaTGAAAGAGAGCGTGTGTGTCTATGTGTGTGTCGAGTATAAAGAAAATAAACTTATATCATGTGCCAAAACAAATGAGAGTATCTTATGTATGTGAGGGGTATAGTATGTGTAGTAAATTCATAAGGTTcagtaaaaaattttatttcaaattttgtattaaaattttatacacAAATTAAGCAATGCTTAATACAATAAGTGGAAAGGCATTCTGTTATCAAACATGCTAAATTCAAAAAACTCTGAATGGATTAATTTCAGCATTAAATGGAATTATCAAACAAACTCTAAGTCTAATATTTAAAACTGCCAAATAAAATTGACCAATGATAATAGTGtaaaataatctaaaaaatGCCAATTCAAAATCATACTTGCTGCCTTTTGAAGCTATCCATATATTTTATTAAGGATTAGATCGGAAGGATTTCCAGGTTTCCATTAGACTAGCAGAGTTCGTAAatccatttctttcttttctttcttctcctttgTCAACTCCAAAGAAAAAACAATACTCCAATTCATCCACTCCAAGCCCATATTCtaaatttttcttcattggaaTGGTGCCACTAAAATGAAGTTTTCCGTGTGTCTACTAAAATTCTCAGATCTACTTcattaattttcaaaataaaattttaatatccATATTACATAAACAGCCtcaaaaattaagaaagtgaCATTAAAATTCGGAAAAATAGCATAATCAATAAATTTCATTGGAACGATATTATCAAAAAGAACATCTAcatcttttgtttttcccttgGGATTTGATGTACCAAGTGTTCTAAAGCATTATGTCCCCATTTGGATAATAGATTATTTACCCAATTATATTTACTagcatcatcaacacatttttaatcactttttcttgGATGTTTACTGCTTTACAATTTTAAGATTTTTACTGGTTTACACAAATATTGTGGTACAACTCAAGGGACTCACCTTGACAAAATAGAAAACCTAGAAGGACCCGACTGCAAAGTAACATTTCTCTATTCAGCAAATCGACATCCATGAGCTCCGATTCTCTAATTAGGGCACAATTAGACAGACCCCCAttatataaaagaaaagaagaggcagaaaaaaaaatcaaaataaaaaaaatcagagAAATTTTCCGAAGAAGAATCAAGAATGTCGACCAGGGTGGCTCTGAAGGCGAAAGGCGGCAAGTCCAATCGGAACAAAGCCTCGGCGGCTGCAGCTGGAGAGGAAGACGGGCCGTCGACTGTGAAGATTGTGAAAGACTGGACCAATTGGGGTCTCCACAAAGCAAAAGTCGTCGCGCACTATGGATTCATCCCTTTGATCATTGTAATCGGGATGAACTCGGAGCCAAAGCCCTCTTGGGCTCAACTCTTAACTCCCGTGTGAGAAAACTGGAGAATAGCTTATCAGGGCCACGACCCATGTTCTTGAGATGAAGTAGAAAAAAATGGGTTTTATTTAATTTGATGCTTACTGGGTCGGTTATAGTATTAGTCGATTTCACAACTGGTGTCTAGTTTTCGTGATTTTGGAATGTgggggctttttttttttagtgtaatgGGATTGTGCTATTTTTAGCTCAATTATGAACTATCGCTGTGTTCTTGGGATTTCTTAATACTATTATGATGTGAGTTTAGAGCCTTTTGCTTCTTCGGTGAGTATGTGTTTTCATCGATCAGtctttgtttcatttttttttattttttggtttttttgaCTTCTTATTATTGTTTAAAGTTGGTATTGTGGAAAATCCGTTTTCCCCTGTTGAAAGTCGGAGTTTTGAGTTGGAAGATTGAAAGTTGATGAGCAGTTGGAATTTCCTTGGCTTTATTTGTATGTGTTTGGGGGAATGGTGGTTGACTTGTCTGGTGAAATATTATCATTGAAACTTAAGAAGCCGAACTTAGTTAGAGTATTGCTATTAACGGCCATTTGGTTGAGCAAATGTGTGGGGTTGGATTAAGAATATGAATAGGTCCATACTTACTGGGCATTAGTTGTACCTGTTCCTCTAGGATATAattgtttatttgcttttgttGATGGTGATTTTTGATATATTAAATTGGGCAATTGTTGATTTGAGGAATATGGGAAGATTGCGCAGTCAAGCTTGAGTTTGTGTTTCGGTCCTTTTTGGTACGGTTCCTTCTAGATGCATAGTTGGTTATGCTTTTACCATGTACTGATATTGTTGCGAGTTGGACTGGTATGGTTCCAAGCTCTGTGCtcatgcttgtgagagagctaACTTTTCTTCTCATGCATGGCCTGGTATGGGTTTACTAACGTGTTGCAGCATATATCTTGGAATTACCTTGTTTGAGGaaggaaattttgtttttcaaCTAGCATGGTGTCTTATTTTAAGTAGTGCGTCATCAGTTGCATTTCTTTTCTTAGTTGCAGTAGTATACTCTTGCAGTTGGCCCCCCCGGGGCGCGGCCCGCAGTGGGTTATAGCTGTTAGTTCTCCTATTTTTCATTGATTTTCCTACTGCAGCCTCATATAACCTTTCTTTATGCGCTGCTACATTTTGGTAATCATGGATTTGTTATCACTACAGAAATAAATAAATGCTTCCCTTTCAGTTGAACTTGACGGTTTTAAGCTTATGATGCTAGTTTTTGCCTCTTAAACTTGGGTGCAATTTCTAGAactgttttaattttttccacCAGACAAATCAAGTTTTAGCACTGCCTGCTGTTCTCCCATGACTTTCTTTAATGGTAGACTCTCTTTAAACATTCATCATCTGGCTATGGAAACTTTAACTTCTGTGCTTCTTTCTGCTTCTCAAGGGTAGTTCAGGTCATCTTTGGCATTGTGTAATCTTATCATTCTTCTTAGCTTTGCGATATATGTGTTAAAATGGCATTTCATCTGAGAGTTCCACTGAGCATAAATTGATTGAACATATCCCTTCTCTGTTCTTGTTAACATTTCTGTCCTTTTGACCTTCTTCTACTTCACTCTCTTATCTATCACACTAGAGTCTTTTTGGACTATAGAACTCCTTTAATCTCCATGATAGATTCAGGCATTTCT is part of the Coffea eugenioides isolate CCC68of chromosome 6, Ceug_1.0, whole genome shotgun sequence genome and encodes:
- the LOC113774732 gene encoding mitochondrial import receptor subunit TOM7-1-like, with the protein product MSTRVALKAKGGKSNRNKASAAAAGEEDGPSTVKIVKDWTNWGLHKAKVVAHYGFIPLIIVIGMNSEPKPSWAQLLTPV